The following coding sequences are from one Caloranaerobacter sp. TR13 window:
- the mraZ gene encoding division/cell wall cluster transcriptional repressor MraZ, translating into MFIGEYQHSIDKKGRLIIPAKFRENLGESFILTKGLDNCLFVYPKSEWKVLEEKLKSLPLTRKDARAFVRFFFAGATECELDKQGRILIPSNLREHCKLVKDAIIIGVSNRVEIWSKEEWISYNEDEDLSYENIAEKMAELGI; encoded by the coding sequence ATGTTTATTGGAGAATATCAACATTCAATTGACAAAAAAGGCAGATTAATAATACCAGCTAAGTTCAGAGAGAACTTAGGAGAATCTTTTATTTTAACAAAAGGGTTAGACAACTGTCTTTTTGTGTACCCAAAAAGTGAGTGGAAGGTGTTGGAAGAAAAATTAAAATCACTACCACTAACTAGAAAGGATGCAAGAGCTTTTGTAAGGTTTTTCTTTGCAGGAGCAACAGAGTGTGAATTAGACAAACAAGGTAGAATTTTAATACCTAGCAATTTAAGAGAGCATTGTAAACTTGTAAAGGATGCTATAATAATAGGCGTTTCAAATAGAGTAGAAATTTGGAGTAAAGAAGAATGGATTTCATATAACGAAGATGAAGATTTAAGTTATGAAAATATTGCTGAAAAAATGGCTGAATTAGGTATTTAG
- a CDS encoding aspartyl-phosphate phosphatase Spo0E family protein, protein MTLKDQIAHLRDKLNKSINEEQNYEIVYELSVKLDKLIALFYLSKGNNLKNN, encoded by the coding sequence ATGACTTTAAAAGATCAGATTGCTCACTTAAGGGACAAGCTCAATAAATCGATAAATGAAGAACAAAATTATGAAATTGTATATGAACTGAGCGTTAAACTAGATAAATTGATAGCACTTTTTTACTTGAGTAAAGGAAATAATCTAAAAAACAACTAG
- the lgt gene encoding prolipoprotein diacylglyceryl transferase has translation MNPIAFEIFGISVRWYGILISLGMLLGTVIAVKECRRIGFDEEKLIDLLIFAIPLAVIGARIYYVIFNWQYYKGDILKMINIRGGGLAIHGAIIVSVIVALVYCKVRKISFWEIADIVAPSIILGQAIGRWGNFINQEAYGTPTDLPWGIIVNGQKVHPTFLYESIWDFAVFLFLLWYRKNKVKVKGEVFLLYLMLYSFARFFIEGLRIDSLMLGHFRVAQLISVVIIAVSFILFYKRRKDILHKM, from the coding sequence ATGAATCCGATTGCTTTTGAGATTTTTGGAATATCAGTAAGATGGTATGGAATTTTAATTTCATTAGGAATGTTATTAGGTACTGTAATAGCAGTTAAAGAATGTAGAAGGATTGGTTTTGATGAAGAAAAACTCATAGATTTGCTTATTTTTGCTATACCACTGGCTGTGATTGGTGCAAGAATATATTATGTAATCTTCAATTGGCAGTACTATAAAGGTGATATATTAAAAATGATAAATATTAGAGGTGGAGGTTTAGCTATTCATGGAGCTATAATTGTATCTGTTATAGTTGCTTTAGTTTATTGTAAAGTCAGAAAAATAAGTTTTTGGGAAATAGCAGATATAGTAGCACCAAGTATTATTTTAGGCCAAGCTATTGGTAGATGGGGTAATTTTATTAACCAAGAAGCCTATGGAACTCCTACTGATTTACCGTGGGGAATTATTGTTAATGGACAAAAAGTTCATCCTACTTTTTTATATGAATCAATATGGGATTTCGCGGTATTTTTGTTTTTACTATGGTACAGAAAAAATAAAGTAAAAGTTAAAGGTGAAGTTTTTCTATTATATTTAATGTTATACTCATTTGCTAGGTTCTTTATAGAGGGATTACGAATTGATAGTTTAATGTTAGGACATTTCAGAGTAGCACAATTAATAAGTGTTGTAATTATAGCAGTTTCATTTATTTTGTTTTATAAAAGAAGGAAAGATATTTTGCACAAAATGTAA
- the yfmH gene encoding EF-P 5-aminopentanol modification-associated protein YfmH translates to MKTEVFTHDKLNEKLNFTKLDNGLSVYHIPKKGYVEKYAMFSTKYGSNDNKFIPVGETQPIEVPEGIAHFLEHKLFEEPTGNIFTKFSELGSYVNAFTNFNQTSYLFTCTDKFYENLELLVKFVQNPYFTDENVEKEKGIIEQEIRMYDDSPNWKVFFNCLRGMYHYHPIKIDIAGTVQSIKKINKEFLYKCYSTFYSLENMVLVMVGDFDFQKALKVIENALKNNSSTEDLNIKRFYPEEPKNIKESILEETLQVASPLFNIGFKDLDLGYDGDMLLKKDIETNILLDLLFGRSSELYQKLYEAGLINNTFGSQYIGYKDYGHSIIGGESINPKEVLNMVLKYLEKIKKSGFNKTEFIRIKKKFIGYHIMDFDSIEFIANSFTSYYFRNTSLFKYMNTLENISLEDVQKRLDKHFREDNFVISIVNPQ, encoded by the coding sequence TTGAAAACAGAAGTATTTACACATGATAAATTAAATGAGAAGCTTAACTTTACAAAATTAGATAATGGTTTAAGTGTTTATCATATACCCAAAAAAGGTTATGTAGAGAAATATGCAATGTTTTCAACTAAATATGGTTCAAATGATAATAAGTTTATTCCTGTGGGTGAGACTCAACCTATAGAAGTACCAGAGGGAATAGCACATTTCTTAGAACATAAACTTTTTGAAGAACCTACAGGAAATATATTTACAAAGTTTTCAGAGCTAGGTTCATATGTAAATGCATTTACTAATTTCAATCAAACATCATATTTATTTACTTGTACAGATAAGTTTTATGAAAACTTAGAGCTTTTAGTAAAATTTGTACAGAATCCATATTTTACAGATGAAAATGTTGAAAAAGAAAAAGGAATTATTGAGCAAGAAATAAGGATGTATGATGATTCGCCTAATTGGAAAGTATTTTTTAATTGTTTAAGAGGTATGTATCATTATCATCCGATTAAGATAGACATTGCAGGAACCGTTCAAAGTATAAAGAAAATCAATAAGGAGTTTCTATATAAATGTTATAGTACGTTTTATAGTTTAGAGAATATGGTACTTGTTATGGTAGGTGATTTTGATTTTCAAAAAGCTTTAAAAGTAATAGAAAATGCTTTGAAGAATAATAGTTCAACAGAAGATTTAAATATTAAGAGATTTTATCCAGAAGAGCCTAAAAATATTAAGGAAAGTATTTTGGAAGAAACTTTACAGGTTGCATCACCACTATTTAATATTGGATTCAAGGATTTGGATTTAGGATATGATGGTGATATGCTGCTTAAAAAAGACATAGAAACTAATATATTATTAGACTTATTGTTTGGTAGAAGCTCTGAGTTATATCAAAAACTATATGAAGCTGGGTTAATAAATAATACTTTTGGTAGTCAGTATATTGGCTATAAGGATTATGGCCATTCTATAATAGGAGGGGAGTCTATTAATCCTAAAGAAGTTCTTAATATGGTACTTAAATACTTAGAAAAAATCAAAAAAAGTGGTTTTAATAAAACGGAATTTATTAGAATTAAGAAAAAATTCATAGGATATCACATAATGGATTTTGATTCAATAGAATTTATAGCTAATTCTTTTACATCTTATTATTTTAGAAATACATCTTTGTTTAAATATATGAATACACTTGAAAATATAAGTTTAGAAGATGTGCAGAAAAGATTAGATAAACATTTTAGGGAAGATAATTTTGTTATTTCAATAGTAAATCCTCAGTAA